The Crassostrea angulata isolate pt1a10 chromosome 1, ASM2561291v2, whole genome shotgun sequence nucleotide sequence TGATTTTATCCTTGAGCAGATTAGGTGGGGGATGTCAAAGCCTGTTTGTCATTTTACTATGGGaatttattcagtataaatTTAAAgtcagaacccccccccctttctgcGCAGtttattatgttatttatttgtTCCATTGCATTTCTTAACCATTAATACCAAATCACAGTAAATACCATAAGAATAATAAGATAATGTAAAATTAAGGCCTGTGTTTGATAtgataagattaaaaatgtttaaattttcttatatacattttattttagatattaatatgaaatttttttgttgatgaaaaaggcttaataaaaaaatatatatgtaaatgaatCTTTATTAATCCAATTTCAGAACATTTATCAGCAATTCTACAAGCCCTCATCAGCTGCAGATCAAGGGACTTTGTTTCAGTTGCGAAATGTCCTGCAGAGACGAGACGTTAGTGGCCCAGATGGCGTCACTGAGAAGTTCAGGTAAATCTATTAGTAATAAACAGCTTGGTCAGAGGTGCTTTtcctgcatttaaaaaaaacttgcagaAAATCCAATTCTAATTTTCATTGATCTTTAAGCAAAAAGTATGCGAGAtattaaactaaaaattaactttaatatGTTCTATATGAAGTgatttttactgaaaatatttGACTTTGTATGATGTGGATGCATGATACAATGAATTGCAATTTTACATTCTTATAGGTCTCATATGACATTCATCAGGGACTGTTTAGATGCATTTCTTCTCACAGCGTGTATGGAAGTATTAGACATCAAAAGCCTTGATGAAAAACCTAAAAGGACCATTCTTCCTGATTTGTTACATCTTCAAAGTGAAGAAGAACAGCATGATTGGATAAAAGAACTATGTTTCCAGATTTTAGACTCCTTTATCTACATTGAAGAAGGTATGTACCAGGTTACTGGTCAGTATAGTTACAATAATTTTATACTGGATAATTTTTCTATCAAGCTTAATCAAATGTGCTGTGGTGTCATTATCTGTCTGTTTTGGTAAGGTGtgatatattttgtttgtgaattgaaaaagaaattttatttgcaGATAATTTGCCAACTGTCACAGCACAAGCTGCTGAGATGGACAACCAGGAGCTGTTGATCAGTGAAATGTATGAAGTTGAATCGAAGcagtacacatgtacatgtgatcAAAAGTACAAGACAAAAGGTCACTTTAAGAGACATTTGCAAAATGAACATAACTGGGTGTTTCATACAGCAACTGAGGAATCATCTGAATCACCATCATCTAAACAAGACCGCATAGCACTATGGCGCTCTTCATTTATGAAACTTGCGTTATTACTGAGGGACACAGAAGATGCTTACAAGTTTGGTGATGGCACACGTATATTCAGAAATGCTAAGTTTGAAATGATGTGTGCTGATGTTGCTAACCATTCCAAATATAAACTGTGGCTGTGGAGACTCTTAGCATATGAATGTGCTCTTCTGTCACCACGTGAGGCATTTGAGTACAAGTGGAATTGTTCCTCAAATATTCATGGAGGGTTGGGGAAAAATATCCCTAATGACAATCTCGTTGaaatatgtgtacatgtgaTCAAGAAAAAAATGCGGGAACAAGGTGCTAATCTTACTTATGAAAGTGCTAAGAAGATTGCCTCATGTGTGCAAATGCAGGAAGAAATAAGGATCAGTGTTCAGCAGCAACTTGGCATGAAAACTTCAGGTCAAACCAAACCAAGTGTGGACAGGAAAAAAGATCTTCAACTTATTATCAACGAAC carries:
- the LOC128181846 gene encoding uncharacterized protein LOC128181846 isoform X2 — protein: MNHHQQTKQNQNIYQQFYKPSSAADQGTLFQLRNVLQRRDVSGPDGVTEKFRSHMTFIRDCLDAFLLTACMEVLDIKSLDEKPKRTILPDLLHLQSEEEQHDWIKELCFQILDSFIYIEEDNLPTVTAQAAEMDNQELLISEMYEVESKQYTCTCDQKYKTKGHFKRHLQNEHNWVFHTATEESSESPSSKQDRIALWRSSFMKLALLLRDTEDAYKFGDGTRIFRNAKFEMMCADVANHSKYKLWLWRLLAYECALLSPREAFEYKWNCSSNIHGGLGKNIPNDNLVEICVHVIKKKMREQGANLTYESAKKIASCVQMQEEIRISVQQQLGMKTSGQTKPSVDRKKDLQLIINELRANDIFSYIPGRKFNAFKDFKDTFSRINLVNLHKWITSQKERASFEQQQ
- the LOC128181846 gene encoding uncharacterized protein LOC128181846 isoform X1; its protein translation is MFPVQDVIVDVSSFFNSFGWLILNIYQQFYKPSSAADQGTLFQLRNVLQRRDVSGPDGVTEKFRSHMTFIRDCLDAFLLTACMEVLDIKSLDEKPKRTILPDLLHLQSEEEQHDWIKELCFQILDSFIYIEEDNLPTVTAQAAEMDNQELLISEMYEVESKQYTCTCDQKYKTKGHFKRHLQNEHNWVFHTATEESSESPSSKQDRIALWRSSFMKLALLLRDTEDAYKFGDGTRIFRNAKFEMMCADVANHSKYKLWLWRLLAYECALLSPREAFEYKWNCSSNIHGGLGKNIPNDNLVEICVHVIKKKMREQGANLTYESAKKIASCVQMQEEIRISVQQQLGMKTSGQTKPSVDRKKDLQLIINELRANDIFSYIPGRKFNAFKDFKDTFSRINLVNLHKWITSQKERASFEQQQ